In Phenylobacterium koreense, one DNA window encodes the following:
- a CDS encoding PhoH family protein, which yields MSRPEYVPLSDAALRAVAGEASRHAALIEDAFNVLIETPGGGVSIDGDAKSRNAAKQAVSAIAAQADAGREVGEADVRVAIGSARSGAGKSPAGLPTGRRGQVSPRTAGQARYLQALANCELVFGLGPAGTGKTFLAVAHGAGLLLRGEVDRLIVSRPAVEAGERLGFLPGDLTEKVDPYMAPVWEALTDILGAEQFRRRREKGEIEVAPIAFLRGRTLSHAFVIVDEAQNTTRLQMKMVLTRIGEGSRMAVTGDPTQIDLVNPADSGLAHAVGLLEGLEGVGVNRFSAEDIVRHPMVERIVRAYDADAAKSGRAI from the coding sequence GTGAGCAGGCCCGAATACGTTCCCCTGTCGGACGCCGCCCTGCGTGCGGTGGCCGGCGAGGCCAGCCGGCACGCGGCGCTCATCGAAGACGCCTTCAACGTCCTGATCGAAACCCCCGGCGGCGGCGTCTCCATCGACGGTGACGCCAAATCGCGCAACGCCGCCAAGCAGGCGGTCTCGGCCATCGCCGCCCAGGCCGACGCCGGCCGCGAGGTCGGCGAGGCCGACGTGCGGGTGGCGATCGGCTCCGCGCGCTCGGGCGCCGGCAAGTCGCCGGCCGGGCTGCCCACGGGGCGCCGCGGCCAGGTTTCGCCGCGCACTGCGGGCCAGGCGCGCTATCTGCAGGCCCTGGCCAATTGCGAGCTGGTCTTCGGGCTTGGCCCGGCCGGCACCGGCAAGACCTTCCTGGCGGTCGCCCATGGGGCGGGCCTCTTGCTGCGCGGCGAAGTCGATCGGTTGATCGTTTCGCGCCCGGCCGTCGAGGCCGGCGAACGCCTCGGCTTCCTGCCCGGCGACCTGACCGAGAAGGTCGATCCCTACATGGCCCCGGTCTGGGAGGCGCTGACCGACATCCTGGGCGCCGAACAGTTCCGCCGGCGGCGGGAGAAGGGCGAGATCGAGGTCGCGCCGATCGCCTTCCTGCGCGGCAGGACTCTCAGCCACGCCTTCGTCATCGTGGACGAGGCCCAGAACACCACCCGGCTGCAGATGAAAATGGTGCTGACCCGGATCGGCGAGGGCTCGCGCATGGCCGTGACCGGCGACCCGACCCAGATCGACCTGGTCAACCCGGCGGACTCGGGCCTGGCGCACGCCGTGGGTCTGCTGGAGGGCCTCGAGGGCGTGGGGGTAAACCGGTTCTCTGCGGAAGATATCGTGCGCCATCCGATGGTTGAGCGTATCGTCAGGGCCTACGACGCCGATGCGGCCAAGAGCGGACGCGCGATTTGA
- the ybeY gene encoding rRNA maturation RNase YbeY, translated as MIDIEIEDQAWSDALQDVEDLVEDAALAALAEIDFGGGAITLLLTDDESVRELNARFRGKDYATNVLSFPAPQNPEGHLGDIALGYGVCAREAAEQGKPLAHHLQHLVAHGVLHLVGYDHETDAEAEQMEGLERVILAGLGVPDPYAAEQGDHD; from the coding sequence TTGATCGACATCGAAATCGAAGACCAAGCCTGGAGCGATGCGCTGCAGGACGTCGAGGATCTGGTGGAGGACGCCGCGCTGGCGGCGCTGGCGGAGATCGATTTCGGGGGCGGGGCGATCACCCTGCTGCTGACCGACGACGAAAGCGTTCGCGAGCTGAACGCCCGCTTCCGCGGCAAGGACTACGCGACCAACGTCCTGTCCTTTCCCGCCCCGCAGAACCCGGAGGGTCACCTTGGCGACATCGCGCTCGGCTATGGGGTCTGCGCGCGCGAGGCGGCCGAGCAGGGAAAGCCGCTCGCCCATCATCTGCAGCACCTTGTGGCGCACGGCGTGCTGCATCTTGTAGGATACGATCACGAGACCGACGCCGAGGCCGAACAGATGGAAGGTCTTGAGCGCGTCATCCTGGCCGGGCTGGGGGTTCCAGACCCCTACGCGGCTGAGCAGGGAGACCATGACTAA
- a CDS encoding hemolysin family protein, producing MTNSSDGISSPPESPRRSRGLRALLRRLRRVGETPAPPVSAPEANDMVEQAAAFQSMRVADVMTPRVDIVAVELSTPFAEVVARFAESEHSRMPIYRETLDDPVGVIHVKDIFRLLAGRGQRPGPQDLILQKLRREVLYVPGSMRAADLLRRMQAERNHMAMVIDEFGGTDGLVTIEDLVEAVVGDIDDEHDEATVVAVTVRPGGVYDVDARAPLEKLEAVMGEDLAPDDLDEEIDTVGGLVSALAGRVPQRGEVIPHPAGYAIEVLESDARRVKRVRFSPAPPVETAQEA from the coding sequence ATGACTAACTCTTCGGACGGGATATCCAGTCCGCCCGAATCCCCCAGGCGCAGCCGGGGGCTTCGGGCGTTGCTTCGCAGGCTTCGCCGTGTGGGCGAGACGCCAGCGCCGCCGGTCAGCGCGCCGGAGGCCAACGACATGGTCGAGCAGGCTGCGGCGTTCCAGTCCATGCGCGTGGCCGACGTCATGACGCCGCGCGTAGACATCGTCGCGGTGGAGCTTTCGACGCCGTTCGCCGAGGTGGTCGCGCGGTTCGCGGAGTCCGAGCACAGCCGGATGCCGATCTATCGCGAGACGCTGGACGACCCGGTCGGCGTGATTCACGTGAAGGACATCTTCCGCCTGCTGGCGGGCCGGGGCCAGCGTCCAGGGCCGCAAGACCTGATCCTGCAGAAGCTGCGCCGCGAGGTGCTGTACGTGCCGGGCTCCATGCGCGCGGCCGACCTGCTGCGGCGCATGCAGGCCGAGCGCAACCACATGGCCATGGTCATCGACGAATTCGGTGGCACCGATGGGCTGGTGACCATCGAGGACCTGGTCGAGGCGGTCGTCGGCGACATCGACGACGAGCACGACGAGGCGACGGTGGTCGCCGTGACGGTGCGCCCCGGCGGCGTCTACGACGTCGACGCCCGCGCGCCGCTCGAGAAGCTCGAAGCCGTGATGGGCGAAGACCTGGCGCCGGACGATCTCGACGAGGAGATCGATACGGTGGGCGGGCTGGTTTCGGCCCTGGCCGGGCGGGTGCCGCAGCGCGGCGAGGTGATCCCACATCCGGCCGGCTACGCGATTGAGGTGCTCGAGTCCGATGCGCGGCGGGTCAAGCGCGTGCGTTTCTCTCCGGCGCCCCCTGTCGAAACGGCGCAAGAGGCGTGA